A stretch of the Panicum virgatum strain AP13 chromosome 9N, P.virgatum_v5, whole genome shotgun sequence genome encodes the following:
- the LOC120691816 gene encoding expansin-like A1, producing the protein MAVPVPVRLAASSLVLLLALLAPLLASACDRCVHRSRAAYYASSLTLAGGSCGYGAEAAAMGGGFLAAAGPALYRAGVGCGACFQVRCKDRKLCAAAGARVVVTDRARTNRTDLVLSSPAFAAMARHGMAARLAKFRTVDVEYKRVPCEYNHRNLSVRVEEKSRAPGELTIRFLYQGGQTDIVAVDVAQVGSSNWKFMTRDYGPAWSTSQAPPGPLQLRVVVTGGYDGKWVWADREVLPRRWRAGEVYDTGVQIADIAQEGCYPCDTHEWE; encoded by the exons ATGGCCGTCCCCGTCCCtgtccgcctcgccgcctcaTCCCTCGTGCTCCTCCTCGCCCTGCTAGCACCGCTCCTCGCGTCCGCCTGCGACCGCTGCGTCCACCGCTCCAGGGCCGCCTACTACGCCTCCTCGCTCACCCTCGCCG GCGGCTCCTGCGGGTacggcgccgaggcggcggccatgggcggcggcttcctcgccgccgcgggccccgCGCTGTACCGGGCCGGCGTCGGCTGCGGCGCATGCTTCCAG GTCCGGTGCAAGGACAGGAAGCTctgcgccgcggcgggcgcaaGGGTGGTCGTCACGGACCGCGCCAGGACCAACCGCACCGACCTCGTGCTCAGCAGCCCGGCCTTCGCCGCCATGGCGCGCCACGGCATGGCCGCGCGCCTAGCCAAGTTTCGCACCGTCGACGTCGAGTACAAGAG GGTACCGTGCGAGTACAATCACCGGAACCTCTCGGTGAGGGTGGAGGAGAAGAGCCGCGCCCCCGGCGAGCTGACCATCAGGTTCCTCTACCAGGGCGGCCAGACCGACAtcgtcgccgtcgacgtcgcgcAG GTTGGTTCGTCCAACTGGAAGTTCATGACGCGCGACTACGGCCCGGCGTGGAGCACCAGCCaggcgccgccggggccgctgCAGCTCAGGGTGGTGGTGACCGGCGGGTACGACGGCAAGTGGGTCTGGGCCGACCGGGAGGTGctcccgcggcggtggcgcgccggcgaggtctACGACACGGGCGTCCAGATCGCGGACATCGCCCAGGAGGGCTGCTACCCCTGCGACACGCACGAGTGGGAGTGA